In a genomic window of Epinephelus lanceolatus isolate andai-2023 chromosome 3, ASM4190304v1, whole genome shotgun sequence:
- the ppa2 gene encoding inorganic pyrophosphatase 2, mitochondrial → MRPLLLRSSLGCLATHFGSFSASRNKLVTQATSAPHLLYLRKTMHYQTEERGRPHSPDYRIYFKTSDGKYISPFHDIPLIAETEQENDVPAKKSKKSEVLYNMVVEVPRWSNAKMEIATKEPLNPIKQDVKKGKLRYVANVFPHKGYIWNYGALPQTWEDPDHTDTETKCCGDNDPIDVCEIGTKVCVPGQVIQVKVLGILAMIDEGEMDWKVIAISAEDPDAKHMNSIEDVRKSRPGHLEATVDWFRKYKVPDGKPENQFGFNGQFKDKDFAVAIIKSTHEHWRALVQKQENSGGIECKNISCCESPFKCSADEAKDVVESAPAFGSAHPVSPEVDKWHFV, encoded by the exons ATGAGACCTCTGCTGCTGCGCTCCTCGCTCGGCTGCCTGGCGACACATTTCGGCTCATTTTCCGCTTCTCGAAACAAACTCGTGACACAAGCAACATCCGCTCCTCACCTGTTGTATCTCAGAAAAACCATGCACTATCAGACGGAGGAGAGAGGACGCCCCCATTCACCTGACTACCGGATTTATTTTA AAACCTCTGATGGAAAATACATTTCACCATTCCATGACATCCCACTTATAGCGGAGACAGAACAG gAAAACGATGTGCCTGCTAAAAAGTCCAAGAAGAGTGAG GTTCTCTATAACATGGTAGTGGAGGTGCCTCGATGGTCAAATGCTAAAATGGAG ATTGCAACAAAGGAACCGCTGAACCCGATCAAACAAGATGTAAAGAAAGGAAAGCTCCGATATGTCGCCAACGTTTTTCCCCATAAAGGTTATATTTGGAATTATGGGGCACTTCCACAG ACATGGGAGGACCCAGACCACacggacacagagacaaagTGTTGCGGTGATAATGATCCCATTGACGTTTGTGAGATCGGCACCAAG GTGTGTGTTCCAGGTCAGGTGATCCAAGTGAAAGTGCTCGGCATCTTGGCCATGATCGACGAGGGAGAAATGGACTGGAAGGTCATCGCTATCAGTGCTGAGGACCCCGATGCCAAACACATGAATA GCATAGAGGACGTCCGGAAGAGCCGGCCCGGTCATTTAGAGGCCACTGTCGACTGGTTTAGGAAGTACAAGGTGCCCGATGGAAAGCCTGAGAACCAATTTGGATTCAATGGACAATTTAAAGACAAG GATTTTGCGGTTGCGATCATAAAGTCCACCCATGAGCACTGGAGGGCACTAGTGCAGAAGCAGGAGAATAGTGGAGGGATTGAATG CAAAAATATCTCCTGCTGTGAGAGCCCTTTCAAATGCAGTGCAGATGAGGCCAAAGATGTGGTAGAATCG GCTCCTGCATTTGGCAGCGCACATCCCGTGTCTCCAGAGG TGGACAAGTGGCATTTTGTCTGA